Genomic window (Desulfobulbaceae bacterium):
CTGGCAATCCCTCATTGGTCATTGGGGCGGCTAATGGATCTGGCCATGGATCTGGCAGGGCAGACCTGTTCCCTCTCTCCCCCTGTCGTTCGCAAGGCCGTCATTACCATGGCCGGAGATCATGGCGTAGCGGTTGAGGGGGTTAGTAAATTTCCTCAAGAAGTTACGCCTCAGATGGTCGCCAATTTTGTCAACGGCGGGGCAGGCATCAATGTCCTTGCCCGTCAGGCCGGAGCCTTGGTGATTGTGGTTGATATGGGGGTGGCTGCTGATTTGTCTGCGCTCGCAAGCTCCGGCAAGATTATTGATAAGAAGATCGGGTTTGGTACTGCCAATATGGCAAAAGGTCCGGCCATGACCAGAGATGAGGCGGTGCGTTCCTTGGAGGCGGGCATTGAGGTGGTGATGATGAATCGGGACCGCTTCGATATCTTTGCCACCGGCGATATGGGGATTGCCAATACTACCCCCAGCAGCGCCATTGCCGCGATTTTGACCGGGCATTCGGCAAGCGAGGTCACCGGTCGTGGTACCGGTCTTGATGACCAGCAATTGGCGGCCAAGGTACGGGTGATCGAGGAGGCGCTTGCCGTAAACCGGCCTGATCCCAGCGATGCCCTTGATGTTCTGGCCAAGGTCGGCGGGTTTGAGATCGGCGGTATCGCCGGGGTGATCTTAGGTGCTGCCGCGTTACGAAAACCAGTAGTTATTGATGGTTTTATTTCAACCGCAGGCGCTTTGATTGCCCAGTGTCTTGCTCCTAACAGCATCCAGTTTGTCATCGCCGCTCATCGGAGCATGGAACCGGGGCACCGCGTGATGCAGGTGCGATTGGGGCTTGAGCCCCTACTCGACTTGAATCTTCGTTTGGGAGAGGGGACAGGCGCCGCGTTGGCCATGCCCATTGTCGAGTCAGCGGCTCGGGTGTTGATGGAAGTCGCCACTTTTTCCGAGGCCGCTGTGGCCGGGGAGGACAAATGATCGCTCGATTCTGCGCAGCGCTGCGCTTCCTGACTGTGCTTCCTGTTCCTGGTCATCTCGGGACCGAGGAGCAGCACTTGGCCCGCAGTCTCGTTTTCTTTCCGGTTGTGGGTGTTGTTATCGGCTGTATCATGGCTGTTATTGCCTGGTTGATATGGCCTTTTTTACCTGCCTTGCCTGCTGCGGCTGTCATGGTTTTCCTGATGTTAGCGATTTCCGGAGGCTTTCATCTTGATGGCTTGGCCGATTCGGCGGATGGAATGTTGAGCGCCCGGCCGAGGGAGCAGATTCTTACTATTATGCGCGATAGTCAGATCGGCAGTATGGGCGCTGCGGCTCTGGTAATGGTCTTGTTGGCCAAAACCGTCGCTTTGGGGAGCCTCCCCCAGGTCCAGGCGGCATCGGCCGTGTTCCTGATGCCCATTGCCGGGCGTTGCCTGATGGTCTTGATGATGGCGTTCTTGCCCTATGTTCGAGGAGAGGAAGGGCGGGCGGCTCTTTTTTATCAGGCCGCCAGTCAAGAAAAAAAGATTGTTTACATCACAGGGGGCGTCCTCTACTCCAGTAGCTGGTATGCGTGTGGCGGTTCCGGCCTAGCCGCCGGGGCAATAGCCCTGGTCGCTATGCTCCTTTTTGCCTGGCTCTGCCGGGTAAAGATCGGTGGCGCAACCGGAGATACCCTGGGAGCAACCTGTGAGCTGACCGAGATGGTGATTGTCTTGATATTGTCAGCAGGATGGTAGTGGGTAGAGGATAAAAACGATGGCCATCTGTCATGGACATGATGGACGGGTGGGCGTCTGGTTGCTGTAGGCTACAAGTCTATAGCTCGGCTAAATAATAAAGTATCATTTAGAAGGTTAACGGTAATTAGTTATCGGTTTACGGTTAACAGACTCACGGATACCAGTCATTGGTGACAATCACTAACCGGCAACTGTCAGCCGCAAACCGATAACCTGAGCAGTTACTTTAATTTTTAAAAAGGAAATTTCATGAGTACTCAATTGCAACTGGCCCAGCAGGGCACGATCACCCAGGAAATGAAAGATGTTGCTGCCCAGGAATCCTTGGCGCCTGAGTTGATCCGTGAACGGATGGTTGATGGCCAGATTGTCATCCTTACTGGACGACATCGGGAAAAGAGAGTTGTTGGTATCGGCAAGGGGCTTCGGACCAAGGTTAACGCCTCCATTGGCACCTCTAGTGATGTCTGTGATATTGAACATGAGAAGCGTAAAGCTCGGATCGCCGAGGAGACTGGCGCTGACACCTTGATGGAGCTGTCCGCGGCAGGCGACCTTGATCAGATCCGCCGCGAGGTTTTGCAGGCGGTCTCTCTGCCGGTGGGTAACGTCCCGCTCTATCAGGCCTTTTGCGATACCATCAAAAAACATAAAGACGCCACCAAGATGGACCCTGAGGCCATGTTTGATCTTATAGAAAAACAGTGTGCCGACGGCATGGCCTTCATGGCGGTTCATTGCGGGATCAATCTCTTCTCTCTGGAACGGATGCAGCGCCAGGGGTATCGTTACGGTGGGCTTTGTTCTAAGGGCGGAACCATGATGATTCAGTGGATGTTGAAAAATAACCGGGAGAACCCCCTGTTTGAGCAGTTTGATCGGGTGTGTTCGATTTTGAAGAAATACGACACCGTTCTCAGTTTGGGCAATGGTATCCGGGCCGGGGCTATTCATGACTCTATGGATCGGGCCCAGGTCGCTGAGTTGATCATCAACTGCGAATTGGCCGAGCGGGCCAGCCTTTCTGGTTGTCAGGCCATTGTCGAAGGGCCGGGTCATGTGCCTCTGGATGAGATTGAGGCCAATATTATTCTGCAAAAGAAGATGTCTAACGATGCCCCGTATTATATGTTAGGACCTTTGCCTTGTGATTGCGGTGCCGGGCTCGATCATATTACCGCTGCCATCGGCGCGGCTCATTCGTCGATGTACGGGGCCGATCTCATCTGCTATATCACCCCTGCCGAGCATCTCGCCCTGCCCAACGAGGAGGATGTGGCCATCGGCGTCCGTACTGCCCGTCTGGCTGCCCACATTGGTGATGTGGTCAAGCTCAAAGGCCGCGCAGATGTTCGAGACAAACAGCTGAGCAAGGACCGACGTGATTTTCGCTGGGATAAGCAGTTTGACAACCTGCTGTTCCCCGATTTGGCCCGGGGCATCCTGGAATCGCGAAAATCGTCCAGTAAAGGGTGTTCCATGTGCGGCGACTTGTGCGCCTTGAAAAACGCGGCCGAGACCTTGAACCAGCACTTGACCGGGGATAAGGTCAATTCGTGATTGAGCGGTTTTGGGGGGGCGTATCCGACGTTGCGTCCCTTCATTTATCTATCGTGTTGGTCCTCTGTTAGTTGTCTTCCTCTTTTTCTGCCGCCATGAATCTGATACCGCATTTGGCCTCTGCTGCGCCTTTTACCCATGGCGGCAATCTCCGTAAGCTTGCCGCTTCCTCTGGCCGGAAGATGAGCGAACTGCTTGATTTCTCAGCCAGCATCAATCCCTTGGGGCCGCCAGAATACCTCCGGCCACTGATCAGCCGTAATCTGGAAGCCCTGCTTCATTATCCTGATCCTGATTATGACGAGTTGAGGCAATCCGCAGCTGTCCGGTTTGCTGTTGACCCCAGTCAAATAATTGTTGGCAACGGTTCAACCGAAATCATTCATGCTCTGCCTGCTGCCTTGGGGGTGGCGCGGGCGGTGATCCCGGGGCCGTCTTACCTCGGTTATCATGAGGCCTTTGCCGCGATTAGTGGTCAGGTTCATTATCTGTCGTTGTCGTCGAAAAGTAATTTTGCTATTGATTGGCACGCCCTGACAGAAGAGCTTACCGGCGGGGAAGTACTCTTTCTTGGGCAGCCCAATAATCCAACGGGTCGCTGTTTCGAGCTGTCGCAGTTGGAGGAGGTGATGGCTCGTCATCCTGCCACCTTCTTTGTGGTTGACGAGGCATTTCTCGATTTTGTTGTCGATCAGCCCTCAGCTCTGTCCTTACTCTCCCAGTATCAAAATCTCGTCGTTCTTCGTTCGTTGACCAAGTTTTATGCCGTGCCTGGCCTGCGGTTGGGTCTTGCCTTTGCCGGGGCAGGGCTTGCCGCACAAATTCGTGCCAAGTTGCCGCCATGGAGCGTCAACTCCTTGGCCTTAGCCTTCGGGACCAAGGTACTGCTCGATGACGGGTATGCGCGGCAGAGTCAAGAGGTGGTATCTCGATTGCGTCAGGAGTTAGCGGATGGTTTGGCGGCCTTGCCTGAGATTAAGGTCTTCCCTGGTCAGGCCAATTATCTTCTCTGTCAGTGGCTGACCCTGCCAGCTGGTTTTCGCACGGGGAGCGAGGTCTATGCGGCGCTTCTGGCTCAAGGGGTGGCGGTTCGAGATTGCGCTAATTTTACTGGGTTGAGCGCTGATTTTTTTCGGGTGGCGGTGCGCTCTGCTGAGGAGAACGCGGTCTTGCTCGACGCCTTAGGAGCCATGAGTGCTACTAAGCGAGTTGTGTCCCGCAGACGCCGGACCCCGGCGTTGATGGTTCAGGGGACTAGTTCCGATGCAGGTAAGAGCGTGATTACTGCCGCCCTCTGTCGGATTTTGCTTCAGGATGGGGTCAGGGTGGCGCCATTCAAGTCTCAGAATATGTCGCTAAACTCCTTTGTCACCCGTGATGGCGGAGAGATGGGCCGGGCTCAGGTGGTTCAGGCCCAGGCCTGTCGTCTTGATCCCGACACCCGGATGAATCCGGTGCTCTTGAAGCCGGTAAGCCATGTCGGCAGTCAGGTGATTATCAATGGCCGTTCGGTCGGCACCAAGAGCGTCGAGGAGTATGTGGCCTATAAACCCCATGCCTTTTCCGCAGCCTGTGCGGCCTATGATTCGCTGGCCAGTGAGATGGATGCGATTATCCTTGAAGGCGCCGGGTCACCCGCTGAGGTCAATCTCAAGCGGCATGACATTGTGAATATGCCCATGGCCCGCTACGCTAAGGCCCCGGTAGTGCTGGTCGGCGATATCGACCGGGGCGGGGTCTTTGCCTCCTTTGTCGGCACCATGGAGGTTATGGCAGAGTGGGAGAGGGCTTTGGTCGCGGGTTTTGTGGTCAATCGCTTTCGGGGGCGTGAGTCGCTGCTTGATCCCGCCTTCGAGATCGTTAAAAAGCATACCGGCCGGTCGGTGTTGGGGGTGATCCCTAACCTCTCTGATCTTGGGCTGCCGGAAGAGGACTCGGTAAGCTTCAAGAAGGGGTTGTTTAATCGCCCCAAGCCCACGTCTGCCGAATCAGTTGAGATTGTTCTGGTTGATCTGCCCCATATCTCCAATTTTACTGATTTCGAGCCCTTCCTGCTTGAGCCTGATGTCTGGTTGCGGGTGGTTCGGACAGGGGATGAGCTTGGCGACCCGGCGGCGGTGCTCTTGCCGGGAAGCAAGAATGTTATTGAAGATCTGCGCTATCTCAATGAGTCTGGATTTTCCGAGGGTATCAGGCGTTTGGCAGCTCGGGGGGAGACAGAGATCGTTGGGCTTTGTGGAGGTTTCCAGATGTTGGGTGATGCGATTAGCGATCCTCACGGGATTGAGGCCAGTGGAACTTTGGCCGGGTTGGGGCTTTTGCCGATCAGCACGGTCCTTGATCAGGATAAAACCTTGACTCGTCAGTCCCTCACCCACAGGGCATCCGGGTTTACGGTTCATGGCTATGAGATTCACCATGGCCGGACTGAATCCGGAGTGGCGCTTGATCCGGTTTTGACCGACGGGCCGCCGGGCGTGGCTGCGGGCAAGGGATTGATCTGGGGTACGTATCTCCATGGCCTTTATGACGCCGATGCCTTTCGCCATTGGTTTATCGAAGGTCTGCGTCAGCGGCGCGGTCTGGCTATGTGGCAGGGAAAGCGAGGGTGCTATAATCTTGAGCCTGCTCTTGATCGTTTGGCGGCAACGGTGCGTGAGCGTCTTGATATGTCGGTGATTTACCGGCTGATGGGACTCTGAGTTGTGATCCCGTTTAGCCTGTTACTGGGGGTGGCCTTTGTTCTTGATCTGGTGCTTGGCGATCCGCGCTGGCTACCGCACCCGGTCAGAGCGATCGGCTGGTTGGCCAGGGTCTGCGAGGGGTTGTGGCGGCGTTTGGTGTCTGGCCAGAGGC
Coding sequences:
- the cobT gene encoding nicotinate-nucleotide--dimethylbenzimidazole phosphoribosyltransferase; amino-acid sequence: MSLLQTTIQQISGQDLAWRQKAKDRLDQLAIPHWSLGRLMDLAMDLAGQTCSLSPPVVRKAVITMAGDHGVAVEGVSKFPQEVTPQMVANFVNGGAGINVLARQAGALVIVVDMGVAADLSALASSGKIIDKKIGFGTANMAKGPAMTRDEAVRSLEAGIEVVMMNRDRFDIFATGDMGIANTTPSSAIAAILTGHSASEVTGRGTGLDDQQLAAKVRVIEEALAVNRPDPSDALDVLAKVGGFEIGGIAGVILGAAALRKPVVIDGFISTAGALIAQCLAPNSIQFVIAAHRSMEPGHRVMQVRLGLEPLLDLNLRLGEGTGAALAMPIVESAARVLMEVATFSEAAVAGEDK
- the cobS gene encoding adenosylcobinamide-GDP ribazoletransferase, with product MIARFCAALRFLTVLPVPGHLGTEEQHLARSLVFFPVVGVVIGCIMAVIAWLIWPFLPALPAAAVMVFLMLAISGGFHLDGLADSADGMLSARPREQILTIMRDSQIGSMGAAALVMVLLAKTVALGSLPQVQAASAVFLMPIAGRCLMVLMMAFLPYVRGEEGRAALFYQAASQEKKIVYITGGVLYSSSWYACGGSGLAAGAIALVAMLLFAWLCRVKIGGATGDTLGATCELTEMVIVLILSAGW
- the thiC gene encoding phosphomethylpyrimidine synthase ThiC, giving the protein MSTQLQLAQQGTITQEMKDVAAQESLAPELIRERMVDGQIVILTGRHREKRVVGIGKGLRTKVNASIGTSSDVCDIEHEKRKARIAEETGADTLMELSAAGDLDQIRREVLQAVSLPVGNVPLYQAFCDTIKKHKDATKMDPEAMFDLIEKQCADGMAFMAVHCGINLFSLERMQRQGYRYGGLCSKGGTMMIQWMLKNNRENPLFEQFDRVCSILKKYDTVLSLGNGIRAGAIHDSMDRAQVAELIINCELAERASLSGCQAIVEGPGHVPLDEIEANIILQKKMSNDAPYYMLGPLPCDCGAGLDHITAAIGAAHSSMYGADLICYITPAEHLALPNEEDVAIGVRTARLAAHIGDVVKLKGRADVRDKQLSKDRRDFRWDKQFDNLLFPDLARGILESRKSSSKGCSMCGDLCALKNAAETLNQHLTGDKVNS
- a CDS encoding cobyric acid synthase, translating into MNLIPHLASAAPFTHGGNLRKLAASSGRKMSELLDFSASINPLGPPEYLRPLISRNLEALLHYPDPDYDELRQSAAVRFAVDPSQIIVGNGSTEIIHALPAALGVARAVIPGPSYLGYHEAFAAISGQVHYLSLSSKSNFAIDWHALTEELTGGEVLFLGQPNNPTGRCFELSQLEEVMARHPATFFVVDEAFLDFVVDQPSALSLLSQYQNLVVLRSLTKFYAVPGLRLGLAFAGAGLAAQIRAKLPPWSVNSLALAFGTKVLLDDGYARQSQEVVSRLRQELADGLAALPEIKVFPGQANYLLCQWLTLPAGFRTGSEVYAALLAQGVAVRDCANFTGLSADFFRVAVRSAEENAVLLDALGAMSATKRVVSRRRRTPALMVQGTSSDAGKSVITAALCRILLQDGVRVAPFKSQNMSLNSFVTRDGGEMGRAQVVQAQACRLDPDTRMNPVLLKPVSHVGSQVIINGRSVGTKSVEEYVAYKPHAFSAACAAYDSLASEMDAIILEGAGSPAEVNLKRHDIVNMPMARYAKAPVVLVGDIDRGGVFASFVGTMEVMAEWERALVAGFVVNRFRGRESLLDPAFEIVKKHTGRSVLGVIPNLSDLGLPEEDSVSFKKGLFNRPKPTSAESVEIVLVDLPHISNFTDFEPFLLEPDVWLRVVRTGDELGDPAAVLLPGSKNVIEDLRYLNESGFSEGIRRLAARGETEIVGLCGGFQMLGDAISDPHGIEASGTLAGLGLLPISTVLDQDKTLTRQSLTHRASGFTVHGYEIHHGRTESGVALDPVLTDGPPGVAAGKGLIWGTYLHGLYDADAFRHWFIEGLRQRRGLAMWQGKRGCYNLEPALDRLAATVRERLDMSVIYRLMGL